Proteins found in one Candidatus Zixiibacteriota bacterium genomic segment:
- the rplC gene encoding 50S ribosomal protein L3, which translates to MKTLFGFKIGMTRVFDEIGNMVPVTVIQAEPQHVIGIKTKDKDGYNALKIGFGEIRKKLVKKPVAGQFKEAGIEPRRHIREIRTESDVDSKIGDAINVDIFAAGEKVNVTGISKGLGFQGTVRRHGFKGGPKTHGQSDRLRAPGSIGQSSYPSRVWKGMKMAGHMGNEKVTTKKLLINSVEPEHNLILIRGAIPGKPGGLLKIVKA; encoded by the coding sequence ATGAAAACATTGTTTGGTTTTAAAATAGGAATGACACGGGTCTTTGACGAGATAGGAAACATGGTGCCGGTAACTGTAATCCAGGCAGAGCCCCAGCATGTTATCGGTATAAAGACTAAGGATAAAGACGGCTACAATGCCTTAAAAATAGGTTTTGGCGAAATTCGCAAGAAACTTGTCAAAAAGCCGGTAGCTGGTCAATTTAAGGAAGCGGGCATCGAACCGCGCCGTCACATCAGGGAAATAAGAACTGAATCTGACGTTGACAGCAAGATTGGTGATGCCATTAATGTTGACATTTTTGCAGCTGGCGAAAAGGTTAACGTTACGGGAATTTCTAAAGGTCTTGGCTTTCAGGGCACTGTTCGCCGTCATGGATTCAAAGGCGGACCCAAAACGCATGGCCAGTCTGATAGACTGCGGGCGCCTGGTTCAATTGGTCAATCTTCATATCCATCCCGGGTTTGGAAAGGCATGAAAATGGCTGGTCATATGGGTAATGAAAAAGTTACTACTAAAAAACTGTTGATAAATTCGGTAGAACCCGAACATAACTTGATTTTAATTCGCGGTGCAATCCCCGGCAAGCCCGGTGGGCTGTTGAAAATCGTTAAAGCATAG
- a CDS encoding 30S ribosomal protein S12, with translation MPTISQLIRKPRKRILTKPTTPALKGCPQKRGVCTRVYTSTPKKPNSALRKVARVRLTNGIEVTAYIPGEGHNLQEHSIVLIRGGRVKDLPGVRYHIIRGTLDTAGVEDRKNSRSKYGVKRPKK, from the coding sequence TTGCCGACAATAAGTCAGTTAATAAGAAAGCCAAGGAAGCGGATTCTCACGAAACCGACAACACCGGCTTTGAAAGGGTGCCCGCAAAAACGGGGCGTCTGTACCAGAGTGTATACATCCACTCCCAAGAAACCTAATTCGGCTTTGCGTAAAGTTGCTCGTGTAAGGCTGACTAATGGGATTGAAGTAACTGCCTATATTCCAGGCGAAGGTCACAACCTTCAGGAACATTCCATTGTTCTTATTCGCGGCGGCCGCGTAAAAGATTTGCCCGGAGTGCGCTATCATATTATAAGAGGCACTCTCGATACGGCCGGAGTAGAAGATCGTAAAAACAGCCGTTCAAAATACGGCGTTAAAAGACCGAAGAAGTAA
- the fusA gene encoding elongation factor G, translated as MSMNLEKTRNIGIMAHIDAGKTTTTERVLYYTGLTHRIGEVDDGAAVMDWMDLEKERGITITSAATTVYWNDYRLNIIDTPGHVDFTVEVERSLRILDGAIALFCSVGGVEPQSETVWRQADKYRVPRIAYVNKMDRIGADFFGAVDMMKKRLGANAVPIQIPVGSGDLFTGIIDVIEMKSRTFDEETLGATYYDSDVPDSLMQQAEKTREELLEILSEYDDTLLDKFVNNEPIMIHEIKNALRKATLKSEIFPVMCGSSFKNKGVQKMLDAVVDYLPSPLDLPPVIGHIPDTEKEITRKPSEDEPFAGLVYKIIVDPYVGKLTYFRIYSGKIQAGSTIFNATTGKTERVSRLLLMHSNKKNDVREACAGDIVAGIGFKNTATGDTICDKKHPIILEQMNFPDPVISIAIEPKTKADQEKLAISLSRLAEEDPTFKVNQDEDTGQTIISGMGELHLEILIDRMVREFKVSANVGKPQVAYKETISKIAKCEGKFIKQTGGRGQHGHVKLRIEPLETGCDFEFASEVTGGEVPKEYIPAVEKGVRESLDNGIIAGYPTVDIKVVLIGGSFHDVDSSELAFKIAGAMAFQDGLRKAAPVLLEPIMDVEVVVPEEYLGDIIGDLQTRRGKIEGIAQRPDAKVVASEVPLSEMFGYATKLRSLSQGRAVYSMQFAHYAKMSQQVSDKIVKKVKGYVYH; from the coding sequence ATGTCAATGAATCTGGAAAAAACAAGAAATATCGGAATTATGGCTCATATTGATGCTGGCAAAACTACTACCACAGAGCGTGTGCTCTACTATACGGGTCTGACTCATCGGATAGGAGAAGTCGATGACGGTGCGGCTGTTATGGATTGGATGGACCTCGAAAAAGAACGCGGTATTACTATCACATCCGCGGCCACTACTGTTTATTGGAATGATTATCGCCTCAATATAATCGATACGCCCGGTCATGTTGATTTTACTGTTGAAGTGGAAAGATCGCTCAGAATCCTGGATGGAGCAATTGCTCTTTTCTGCTCCGTCGGTGGAGTCGAACCGCAATCCGAAACTGTCTGGCGTCAGGCGGATAAATACAGAGTTCCGCGCATTGCCTATGTTAATAAAATGGATCGTATCGGTGCCGATTTCTTTGGCGCTGTTGATATGATGAAAAAAAGATTAGGTGCCAATGCCGTTCCTATTCAGATACCTGTTGGCTCGGGAGATTTGTTTACCGGCATTATTGATGTTATAGAAATGAAGTCCAGGACTTTCGATGAGGAAACGCTTGGCGCAACTTATTACGATAGCGATGTTCCCGATTCCCTTATGCAGCAAGCCGAAAAAACCCGCGAAGAACTCTTGGAAATCCTCTCCGAATATGATGATACGCTGCTGGATAAGTTTGTTAACAATGAACCAATAATGATTCATGAAATAAAAAACGCCCTTCGGAAAGCCACGCTTAAATCAGAAATATTTCCGGTAATGTGCGGGTCATCTTTTAAAAATAAAGGCGTTCAGAAGATGCTTGATGCAGTAGTTGATTATCTGCCATCCCCTCTCGACCTGCCTCCTGTTATAGGACATATTCCGGATACGGAAAAAGAAATAACCAGAAAACCATCTGAAGATGAACCGTTTGCAGGCTTGGTATATAAAATAATTGTCGATCCATACGTCGGAAAACTCACCTATTTTAGGATTTATTCAGGCAAGATACAAGCAGGTTCTACCATATTTAACGCTACAACCGGCAAAACCGAAAGAGTTTCTCGGCTGCTTCTGATGCATTCTAATAAGAAAAATGATGTTCGCGAAGCGTGTGCTGGCGACATTGTTGCCGGTATCGGGTTTAAAAATACCGCCACTGGCGATACGATATGTGATAAAAAGCACCCTATTATCCTCGAGCAAATGAATTTCCCTGATCCGGTAATTTCTATTGCTATCGAACCTAAAACAAAAGCAGACCAGGAGAAGTTAGCTATTTCATTATCTCGCTTGGCTGAGGAGGATCCGACATTCAAAGTGAATCAGGATGAAGATACCGGCCAGACAATTATCTCGGGAATGGGAGAACTTCACCTTGAAATATTAATTGATAGGATGGTTAGGGAATTTAAGGTTTCGGCTAATGTAGGTAAACCACAGGTTGCTTATAAAGAAACCATCTCGAAAATCGCCAAATGTGAGGGGAAATTCATCAAACAAACCGGCGGCCGCGGCCAGCATGGTCATGTCAAGTTAAGAATAGAACCATTAGAAACCGGATGTGATTTTGAATTTGCCAGCGAAGTTACCGGCGGGGAGGTCCCAAAAGAATATATTCCCGCAGTTGAAAAAGGTGTTAGAGAATCCCTTGATAATGGAATTATCGCCGGCTATCCTACCGTGGATATCAAAGTTGTGCTTATTGGCGGAAGTTTCCATGATGTCGATTCATCCGAGTTGGCATTCAAAATAGCCGGGGCGATGGCTTTCCAGGATGGTCTCAGGAAGGCGGCGCCTGTGCTTTTGGAGCCTATAATGGATGTTGAAGTGGTCGTGCCCGAGGAATATCTTGGCGATATTATCGGCGACCTGCAAACCAGACGCGGTAAGATCGAGGGAATTGCTCAGCGGCCTGATGCTAAAGTTGTGGCAAGCGAAGTGCCGCTATCCGAAATGTTTGGTTATGCAACTAAACTGAGGTCGCTTTCTCAGGGAAGGGCAGTATATTCGATGCAGTTTGCGCATTATGCGAAGATGTCTCAGCAGGTAAGTGATAAAATTGTTAAGAAAGTTAAAGGATATGTTTATCATTAA
- the tuf gene encoding elongation factor Tu, giving the protein MAKEKFERTKPHVNVGTIGHVDHGKTTLTAAMTMILGRKGQAAVRDFDSIDNAPEERERGITIATAHVEYETDRRHYAHVDCPGHADYVKNMITGAAQMDGAILVVSAADGPMPQTREHILLARQVGVPYIVVFMNKIDQVDDPELLDLVELEVRDLLSQYQFPGDDIPIIRGSALEAMNRGADESVPYDDPAFKCVHELMDAVDSYIPEPKRDIDKPFLLPIEDVFSITGRGTVGTGRVERGKIKTGDPVERVGVRETRKTVVTGVEMFRKILDYAQAGDNVGLLLRGVDKNDLERGMVLAAPGSIKPHKKFKGEVYILTKEEGGRHTPFFNGYRPQFYFRTTDVTGTVKLPEGVEMVMPGDNVTVEGELITPIAMEKELRFAIREGGRTVGAGVISEIIE; this is encoded by the coding sequence ATGGCCAAGGAGAAATTTGAGCGAACGAAACCGCATGTGAATGTAGGTACGATAGGTCATGTTGATCATGGCAAGACTACATTAACGGCGGCGATGACGATGATATTGGGTCGCAAGGGTCAGGCGGCGGTTCGCGATTTTGATTCGATTGACAATGCTCCGGAGGAGCGTGAGCGCGGCATAACGATAGCGACGGCGCATGTTGAGTATGAGACCGATAGGCGTCATTATGCTCATGTTGATTGTCCTGGTCACGCCGATTATGTTAAGAACATGATAACGGGTGCGGCCCAGATGGATGGCGCGATATTGGTAGTTAGCGCGGCGGATGGTCCGATGCCTCAGACGCGCGAGCATATATTATTGGCACGTCAGGTAGGAGTTCCTTACATAGTTGTATTCATGAACAAGATAGACCAGGTAGATGATCCTGAGTTATTAGACTTGGTGGAGCTTGAGGTACGGGATTTATTGAGTCAGTATCAATTTCCGGGTGATGACATTCCGATAATTCGTGGTTCGGCATTAGAGGCTATGAATCGCGGCGCTGATGAGAGCGTACCTTATGATGATCCTGCTTTTAAGTGTGTGCATGAGTTGATGGATGCGGTAGACAGCTATATACCGGAGCCGAAGCGTGATATTGACAAGCCGTTTTTATTGCCGATAGAGGATGTATTTTCGATAACGGGTCGAGGTACGGTAGGAACGGGTCGAGTTGAGCGCGGCAAGATAAAGACCGGTGATCCTGTTGAGCGTGTTGGTGTTAGGGAGACTCGCAAGACGGTAGTAACGGGTGTTGAGATGTTTCGGAAGATATTGGATTATGCTCAGGCGGGCGATAATGTAGGTTTGTTATTGCGCGGAGTAGATAAGAATGATCTTGAGCGCGGCATGGTTTTGGCGGCGCCTGGCAGTATTAAGCCGCACAAGAAGTTTAAGGGAGAGGTATACATTTTGACGAAGGAAGAGGGTGGTCGTCACACGCCGTTTTTCAATGGTTATCGTCCGCAGTTTTATTTTCGGACGACGGATGTAACAGGTACGGTGAAGCTTCCGGAAGGTGTTGAGATGGTAATGCCTGGTGATAATGTAACAGTAGAAGGCGAGTTAATAACGCCGATAGCGATGGAGAAAGAGCTTCGTTTTGCTATCCGTGAAGGCGGCCGCACCGTAGGCGCCGGCGTTATTAGCGAAATAATAGAGTAA
- the rpsG gene encoding 30S ribosomal protein S7: MPRKCAPLKRERMPDPRYNLQLVSQFVNCLMERGKKQVAERIFYNAMDIIQEKSNEAPLDVFHKALTNVKPLLEVKSRRVGGANYQVPIEVRPDRRVALAIRWLINYSNSRPEKTMADKLANEILAASRNEGSSVKKKEDTHKMAEANKAFAHFRW, encoded by the coding sequence GTGCCGAGAAAGTGCGCACCATTAAAAAGAGAAAGAATGCCTGATCCCCGCTATAACCTTCAATTGGTTTCGCAATTTGTTAATTGCTTAATGGAGCGGGGGAAAAAGCAGGTTGCCGAAAGAATATTTTATAATGCAATGGATATCATCCAGGAAAAATCCAATGAAGCACCTCTGGATGTATTCCATAAAGCATTAACTAACGTTAAACCATTATTAGAGGTAAAGTCCCGCCGAGTAGGTGGCGCCAATTACCAAGTGCCTATTGAAGTAAGACCTGACCGTAGAGTAGCTCTCGCCATCAGATGGTTGATTAATTACTCGAACAGCCGGCCTGAAAAAACAATGGCTGACAAGCTAGCTAATGAAATCCTCGCCGCTTCTCGTAATGAGGGCAGTTCTGTAAAGAAAAAAGAGGATACTCATAAAATGGCTGAAGCCAACAAGGCATTTGCTCATTTCCGTTGGTAG
- the rpsJ gene encoding 30S ribosomal protein S10 — protein MDSQKIRIRLKAYDHVSLDRSTLEIVNTVNRTGAKIIGPVPLPTKRTVYTVLRSPHVDKKSREQFETRIHKRLIDIYDSNPQTVDSLMRLDLPAGVDVEIKV, from the coding sequence ATGGATAGCCAGAAAATAAGAATAAGACTCAAGGCGTATGATCATGTCTCCCTTGATAGGTCTACTTTAGAAATTGTTAATACTGTAAATCGAACCGGAGCAAAAATTATCGGACCGGTGCCGTTGCCGACTAAGAGGACTGTTTATACTGTTCTGCGTTCTCCGCATGTTGACAAGAAATCGCGGGAACAGTTTGAGACCAGGATTCATAAAAGGTTGATTGATATTTATGATTCCAATCCTCAAACAGTCGACTCATTGATGAGGCTTGATTTGCCGGCCGGTGTTGATGTTGAAATTAAAGTCTAA